One genomic segment of Diceros bicornis minor isolate mBicDic1 chromosome 25, mDicBic1.mat.cur, whole genome shotgun sequence includes these proteins:
- the RTCB gene encoding RNA-splicing ligase RtcB homolog encodes MSRSYNDELQFLDKINKNCWRIKKGFVPNMQVEGVFYVNDALEKLMFEELRNACRGGGVGGFLPAMKQIGNVAALPGIVHRSIGLPDVHSGYGFAIGNMAAFDMNDPEAVVSPGGVGFDINCGVRLLRTNLDESDVQPVKEQLAQAMFDHIPVGVGSKGVIPMNAKDLEEALEMGVDWSLREGYAWAEDKEHCEEYGRMLQADPNKVSPRAKKRGLPQLGTLGAGNHYAEIQVVDEIFNEYAAKKMGIDHRGQVCVMIHSGSRGLGHQVATDALVAMEKAMKRDKIIVNDRQLACARIASPEGQDYLKGMAAAGNYAWVNRSSMTFLTRQAFAKVFNTTPDDLDLHVIYDVSHNIAKVEQHVVDGKERTLLVHRKGSTRAFPPHHPLIAVDYQLTGQPVLIGGTMGTCSYVLTGTEQGMTETFGTTCHGAGRALSRAKSRRNLDFQDVLDKLADMGIAIRVASPKLVMEEAPESYKNVTDVVNTCHDAGISKKAIKLRPIAVIKG; translated from the exons ATGAGTCGCAGCTATAACGATGAGCTGCAGTTCTTGGACAAGATCAATAAAAACTGCTGGAGAATCAAGAAGGGCTTCGTGCCCAACATGCAG GTGGAAGGAGTTTTCTATGTGAATGATGCTCTGGAAAAATTAATGTTTGAGGAATTAAGGAATGCCTGTCGAGGTGGTG GTGTTGGTGGCTTCCTGCCAGCCATGAAACAAATTGGCAATGTGGCAGCCCTGCCTGGGATTGTTCAT CGATCCATTGGGCTTCCTGATGTCCATTCAGGTTACGGGTTTGCTATTGGGAATATGGCAGCCTTTGATATGAATGACCCTGAGGCAGTGGTATCCCCAG GTGGCGTCGGATTTGACATCAACTGCGGTGTTCGCTTACTCAGAACCAATTTAGATGAAAGTGATGTGCAGCCTGTGAAGGAGCAGCTTGCCCAAGCTATGTTTGACCACATTCCTGTTGGAGTGGGATCAAAAGGTGTCATCCCAATGAATGCCAA AGACCTGGAGGAGGCTTTGGAGATGGGTGTGGACTGGTCCCTCAGAGAAGGCTATGCCTGGGCTGAAGACAAGGAGCACTGTGAGGAGTATGGAAGGATGCTGCAAGCTGACCCCAATAAGGTCTCTCCAAGGGCTAAAAAAAGAGGCCTTCCTCAG TTGGGGACCCTGGGAGCAGGCAACCACTATGCAGAAATCCAGGTTGTGGATGAGATTTTCAATGAGTATGCTGCTAAGAAAATGGGCATCGACCATAGAGGACAGGTGTGTGTGATGATCCACAGTGGAAGCAGAGGCTTGGGCCACCAAGTAGCCACAG ATGCACTGGTAGCTATGGAAAAAGCCATGAAGAGAGACAAGATTATAGTCAATGACCGTCAGTTGGCTTGTGCTCGAATCGCTTCCCCAGAGGGTCAGGACTATCTGAAGGGAATGGCAGCAGCTGGGAACTATGCCTGGGTCAACCGCTCCTCCATGACCTTCTTAACCCGTCAG GCTTTTGCCAAGGTCTTCAACACAACCCCTGATGACTTGGACCTACACGTGATCTATGATGTTTCTCACAATATCGCCAAAGTAGAACAGCATGTGGTGGACGGGAAGGAGCGGACGCTGTTAGTACACAGGAAGGGATCCACCCGAGCTTTCCCTCCTCACCATCCCCTCATTGCTGTGGATTACCAA CTTACTGGACAACCAGTGCTCATTGGTGGCACCATGGGAACCTGTAGTTATGTTCTTACTGGCACTGAACAGGGCATGACTGAGACCTTTGGAACAACCTGTCATGGAGCG GGCCGTGCATTGTCTCGAGCAAAATCTCGACGTAATTTAGATTTCCAGGATGTCTTAGACAAATTGGCAGATATGGGAATTGCAATCCGTGTTGCCTCACCCAAACTGGTTATGGAAGAG GCTCCTGAGTCCTATAAGAATGTGACCGATGTCGTGAACACCTGCCACGATGCAGGGATCAGCAAGAAGGCCATTAAACTGAGACCGATTGCTGTCATCAAGGGATAG